From the Ctenopharyngodon idella isolate HZGC_01 chromosome 3, HZGC01, whole genome shotgun sequence genome, one window contains:
- the sun1b gene encoding SUN domain-containing protein 1 isoform X3: MCLKKKIGGQKFLLDVQPVSWVLESGFSGSPLVLRMTRHAVRGKRAQQITMDFSRLHTYTPPHCTPDNTGYTYSLSSSYSSAALEFEKEHKINPVYDSPRMSRRSLRLQTSSGFYGDNSLTELAVNHNVSSYKRTSTTTSGGSSSVSRSVRSRRQQQGSSMYESQSVTQTPQKDQGTSDLSFISTASDASLISNLLDQSTLRQSSTTHTYSAQRRRTAQSSLLGNGDASKTEAHTNLANGFICKDCSFHADGKEEETAYTSPYSKSSAYRTAADATMTTSLNSVDQTAHDSYCGSVNVRDLATADSHLNLNGSLWKAATGAFWWLGTGWYQLVALMSLINVFLLTRCLPKLLKLLLFLLPFLLLFGLWYLGPPIALSFLPAVNLTEWKTAVSSVASLPALLSLPSLPSLPALPSFIKEPLVKEEHIPPPAISQAASESINSERLARLEQRVATLWESVQQGELKAKQQHEEAVGFVQALQDQINTQTDRESLGLWVSQLLEPKFTALKGEMERETVSRAETEEQRVQHQTSLEARLAELELLLQNLNSRTEEIHLTQQTPVQAPVSAGVSQETHAALLSEVQRLEAELGRIRGDLQGVMGCQGKCDRLDTIHETVSAQVRKELHALLYGRNERETEIPEPLLPWLASQYTRSSDLTATLMTLERSILGNLSLQLQESRQQSSTETITQTVAHTAGAAGMSEEQVQLIVQRALKLYSEDRTGQVDYALESGGGSILSTRCSETYETKTALMSLFGIPLWYFSQSPRAVIQPDMYPGNCWAFKGSQGYLVIRLSLSVIPTSFCLEHIPKSLSPSGNISSAPRRFSVYGLDDEYQEEGKLLGDYTYQEDGESLQIFPVMEKNDKAFQIIEMRVLSNWGHPEYTCLYRFRVHGKPHTQ; encoded by the exons TTCAAGTTACTCGTCTGCAGCCCTTGAGTTTGAGAAGGAGCACAAAATCAATCCTGTGTACGACTCACCCAGAATGTCACGGCGTAGTTTGAGACTACAGACCAGCAGTGGTTTCTATGGTGACAACAGCCTCACTGAGCTTGCTGTGAATCACAATGTCAGCTCCTACAAGCGGACCAGCACCACCACCAGCGGCGGCAGCAGCAGCGTCAGCAG GTCTGTGCGGAGCAGGAGGCAGCAGCAGGGGTCGTCCATGTACGAGTCTCAGAGTGTGACTCAGACTCCACAGAAAGATCAGGGCACATCAGACCTGAGCTTCATCAGTACAGCCAGTGATGCGTCTCTGATCTCCAACCTGCTGGATCAGTCCACGCTCAGACAGAGCTctaccacacacacatactctg CACAGAGAAGAAGAACTGCTCAGAGCTCTCTGTTGGGGAATGGAGATGCCAGTAAAACGGAGGCGCACACTAATCTGGCAAACGGCTTTATCTGTAAGGACTGCTCGTTCCATGCAGATGGGAAGGAGGAAGAAACGGCATATACTTCACCGTACTCCAAGTCTTCAGCATATCGGACAGCTGCAGATGCCACTATGACCACTTCTCTGAACAGTGTTGACCAGACAG CTCATGACAGCTACTGTGGCAGTGTGAACGTGCGGGATCTGGCGACCGCAGACAGCCATCTCAATCTCAACGGGTCCCTCT GGAAAGCAGCGACTGGCGCCTTCTGGTGGCTGGGAACAGGATGGTATCAGCTGGTGGCGCTCATGTCGCTGATCAACGTCTTTCTTCTCACCAG gtGTCTGCCCAAACTACTGAAGCTTCTTCTGTTTCTGCTACCCTTCCTGCTGCTGTTCG GGTTATGGTATCTCGGTCCACCCATCGCTCTGTCCTTCCTGCCAGCTGTAAACCTCACAGAGTGGAAAACAGCGGTCTCCTCTGTCGCATCACTTCCTGCCCTCCTTTCTCTGCCATCTCTTCCCTCTTTACCTGCACTACCTTCTTTTATAAAAGAACCACTAGTTAAAGAAGAACACATCCCACCTCCAGCGATCTCACAG GCTGCTTCAGAGTCCATTAACAGCGAGCGTTTGGCTCGGCTCGAGCAGCGTGTGGCAACACTTTGGGAAAGCGTCCAGCAGGGGGAGCTGAAAGCCAAGCAGCAGCACGAGGAGGCAGTGGGTTTCGTTCAGGCCCTTCAGGACCAGATAAACACgcaaacagacagagagagtctCGGCCTGTGGGTCTCACAGCTCCTCGAGCCCAAGTTCACCGCGCTCAagggagagatggagagagagacggTCAGCAGGGCGGAG ACTGAGGAACAGCGTGTGCAGCATCAGACGAGTCTTGAAGCTCGACTAGCCGAGCTGGAGCTCCTGCTGCAGAACCTGAACTCTAGAACTGAG GAAATCCATCTAACACAGCAGACTCCAGTACAGGCCCCTGTCAG TGCTGGCGTATCTCAGGAGACGCATGCTGCTTTGCTCTCTGAGGTTCAGAGGTTGGAAGCAGAGCTGGGCCGCATCAGAGGAGACCTGCAGGGGGTGATGGGATGTCAAGGGAAATGCGACCGGCTTGACACCATACATGAAACG GTGTCGGCACAGGTGAGAAAAGAGTTGCATGCTCTGTTGTATGGCCGTAACGAGCGTGAAACGGAGATTCCCGAGCCCTTGCTGCCATGGCTGGCATCTCAGTACACACGCTCCTCTGACCTCACCGCGACCCTCATGACCCTAGAGCGCAGCATTCTGGGAAACCTGTCCCTTCAGCTGCAGGAGAGCAGACAGCAGTCCTCCACTGAAACAATTACTCAGACTGTCGCCCACACCGCCGGGGCTGCTGGGATGTCAGAGGAG CAAGTCCAACTGATTGTCCAGCGTGCGTTGAAGCTGTACTCTGAGGATCGCACAGGACAGGTGGACTACGCTCTAGAGTCTGGAG GTGGCAGTATTCTCAGCACACGCTGCTCTGAGACGTACGAGACAAAGACTGCATTGATGAGCCTGTTTGGAATCCCACTGTGGTACTTCTCGCAGTCTCCACGTGCTGTCATCCAG CCGGACATGTACCCAGGAAACTGTTGGGCGTTTAAAGGCTCCCAGGGTTATCTGGTGATCAGGCTGTCTTTAAGTGTGATCCCTACCTCCTTCTGCCTGGAGCATATTCCCAAAAGCCTCTCTCCCTCCGGAAACATCAGCAGCGCACCACGCCGATTCTCTGTCTAT GGATTGGATGATGAATACCAGGAAGAAGGGAAACTGCTGGGTGACTACACCTATCAGGAAGATGGAGAATCACTCCAGATCTTCCCAGTTAtg GAGAAGAATGACAAGGCCTTTCAGATCATTGAGATGCGAGTGCTGTCGAACTGGGGTCATCCTGAATACACCTGCCTGTATCGCTTCAGAGTTCATGGCAAACCTCACACTCAATAA
- the sun1b gene encoding SUN domain-containing protein 1 isoform X2, translated as MVKRRAQQITMDFSRLHTYTPPHCTPDNTGYTYSLSSSYSSAALEFEKEHKINPVYDSPRMSRRSLRLQTSSGFYGDNSLTELAVNHNVSSYKRTSTTTSGGSSSVSRSVRSRRQQQGSSMYESQSVTQTPQKDQGTSDLSFISTASDASLISNLLDQSTLRQSSTTHTYSAQRRRTAQSSLLGNGDASKTEAHTNLANGFICKDCSFHADGKEEETAYTSPYSKSSAYRTAADATMTTSLNSVDQTAHDSYCGSVNVRDLATADSHLNLNGSLCDDCKGKQHMETHMEHKRYSYTRHVFTALWALVSYTGYGLLRVCRSFGSAGAFVTRKLKSVLWLAVCSPGKAATGAFWWLGTGWYQLVALMSLINVFLLTRCLPKLLKLLLFLLPFLLLFGLWYLGPPIALSFLPAVNLTEWKTAVSSVASLPALLSLPSLPSLPALPSFIKEPLVKEEHIPPPAISQAASESINSERLARLEQRVATLWESVQQGELKAKQQHEEAVGFVQALQDQINTQTDRESLGLWVSQLLEPKFTALKGEMERETVSRAETEEQRVQHQTSLEARLAELELLLQNLNSRTEEIHLTQQTPVQAPVSAGVSQETHAALLSEVQRLEAELGRIRGDLQGVMGCQGKCDRLDTIHETVSAQVRKELHALLYGRNERETEIPEPLLPWLASQYTRSSDLTATLMTLERSILGNLSLQLQESRQQSSTETITQTVAHTAGAAGMSEEQVQLIVQRALKLYSEDRTGQVDYALESGGGSILSTRCSETYETKTALMSLFGIPLWYFSQSPRAVIQPDMYPGNCWAFKGSQGYLVIRLSLSVIPTSFCLEHIPKSLSPSGNISSAPRRFSVYGLDDEYQEEGKLLGDYTYQEDGESLQIFPVMEKNDKAFQIIEMRVLSNWGHPEYTCLYRFRVHGKPHTQ; from the exons TTCAAGTTACTCGTCTGCAGCCCTTGAGTTTGAGAAGGAGCACAAAATCAATCCTGTGTACGACTCACCCAGAATGTCACGGCGTAGTTTGAGACTACAGACCAGCAGTGGTTTCTATGGTGACAACAGCCTCACTGAGCTTGCTGTGAATCACAATGTCAGCTCCTACAAGCGGACCAGCACCACCACCAGCGGCGGCAGCAGCAGCGTCAGCAG GTCTGTGCGGAGCAGGAGGCAGCAGCAGGGGTCGTCCATGTACGAGTCTCAGAGTGTGACTCAGACTCCACAGAAAGATCAGGGCACATCAGACCTGAGCTTCATCAGTACAGCCAGTGATGCGTCTCTGATCTCCAACCTGCTGGATCAGTCCACGCTCAGACAGAGCTctaccacacacacatactctg CACAGAGAAGAAGAACTGCTCAGAGCTCTCTGTTGGGGAATGGAGATGCCAGTAAAACGGAGGCGCACACTAATCTGGCAAACGGCTTTATCTGTAAGGACTGCTCGTTCCATGCAGATGGGAAGGAGGAAGAAACGGCATATACTTCACCGTACTCCAAGTCTTCAGCATATCGGACAGCTGCAGATGCCACTATGACCACTTCTCTGAACAGTGTTGACCAGACAG CTCATGACAGCTACTGTGGCAGTGTGAACGTGCGGGATCTGGCGACCGCAGACAGCCATCTCAATCTCAACGGGTCCCTCT GCGATGACTGCAAAGGGAAGCAGCACATGGAAACACACATGGAGCATAAGCGCTATTCCTACACCCGCCACGTATTCACAGCCTTGTGGGCCCTTGTTTCTTACACAG GTTACGGTCTTCTGAGGGTTTGCCGAAGCTTCGGCTCTGCCGGTGCGTTCGTGACTCGGAAGCTGAAGTCCGTTCTGTGGTTGGCAGTGTGTTCTCCAG GGAAAGCAGCGACTGGCGCCTTCTGGTGGCTGGGAACAGGATGGTATCAGCTGGTGGCGCTCATGTCGCTGATCAACGTCTTTCTTCTCACCAG gtGTCTGCCCAAACTACTGAAGCTTCTTCTGTTTCTGCTACCCTTCCTGCTGCTGTTCG GGTTATGGTATCTCGGTCCACCCATCGCTCTGTCCTTCCTGCCAGCTGTAAACCTCACAGAGTGGAAAACAGCGGTCTCCTCTGTCGCATCACTTCCTGCCCTCCTTTCTCTGCCATCTCTTCCCTCTTTACCTGCACTACCTTCTTTTATAAAAGAACCACTAGTTAAAGAAGAACACATCCCACCTCCAGCGATCTCACAG GCTGCTTCAGAGTCCATTAACAGCGAGCGTTTGGCTCGGCTCGAGCAGCGTGTGGCAACACTTTGGGAAAGCGTCCAGCAGGGGGAGCTGAAAGCCAAGCAGCAGCACGAGGAGGCAGTGGGTTTCGTTCAGGCCCTTCAGGACCAGATAAACACgcaaacagacagagagagtctCGGCCTGTGGGTCTCACAGCTCCTCGAGCCCAAGTTCACCGCGCTCAagggagagatggagagagagacggTCAGCAGGGCGGAG ACTGAGGAACAGCGTGTGCAGCATCAGACGAGTCTTGAAGCTCGACTAGCCGAGCTGGAGCTCCTGCTGCAGAACCTGAACTCTAGAACTGAG GAAATCCATCTAACACAGCAGACTCCAGTACAGGCCCCTGTCAG TGCTGGCGTATCTCAGGAGACGCATGCTGCTTTGCTCTCTGAGGTTCAGAGGTTGGAAGCAGAGCTGGGCCGCATCAGAGGAGACCTGCAGGGGGTGATGGGATGTCAAGGGAAATGCGACCGGCTTGACACCATACATGAAACG GTGTCGGCACAGGTGAGAAAAGAGTTGCATGCTCTGTTGTATGGCCGTAACGAGCGTGAAACGGAGATTCCCGAGCCCTTGCTGCCATGGCTGGCATCTCAGTACACACGCTCCTCTGACCTCACCGCGACCCTCATGACCCTAGAGCGCAGCATTCTGGGAAACCTGTCCCTTCAGCTGCAGGAGAGCAGACAGCAGTCCTCCACTGAAACAATTACTCAGACTGTCGCCCACACCGCCGGGGCTGCTGGGATGTCAGAGGAG CAAGTCCAACTGATTGTCCAGCGTGCGTTGAAGCTGTACTCTGAGGATCGCACAGGACAGGTGGACTACGCTCTAGAGTCTGGAG GTGGCAGTATTCTCAGCACACGCTGCTCTGAGACGTACGAGACAAAGACTGCATTGATGAGCCTGTTTGGAATCCCACTGTGGTACTTCTCGCAGTCTCCACGTGCTGTCATCCAG CCGGACATGTACCCAGGAAACTGTTGGGCGTTTAAAGGCTCCCAGGGTTATCTGGTGATCAGGCTGTCTTTAAGTGTGATCCCTACCTCCTTCTGCCTGGAGCATATTCCCAAAAGCCTCTCTCCCTCCGGAAACATCAGCAGCGCACCACGCCGATTCTCTGTCTAT GGATTGGATGATGAATACCAGGAAGAAGGGAAACTGCTGGGTGACTACACCTATCAGGAAGATGGAGAATCACTCCAGATCTTCCCAGTTAtg GAGAAGAATGACAAGGCCTTTCAGATCATTGAGATGCGAGTGCTGTCGAACTGGGGTCATCCTGAATACACCTGCCTGTATCGCTTCAGAGTTCATGGCAAACCTCACACTCAATAA
- the sun1b gene encoding SUN domain-containing protein 1 isoform X1, with amino-acid sequence MCLKKKIGGQKFLLDVQPVSWVLESGFSGSPLVLRMTRHAVRGKRAQQITMDFSRLHTYTPPHCTPDNTGYTYSLSSSYSSAALEFEKEHKINPVYDSPRMSRRSLRLQTSSGFYGDNSLTELAVNHNVSSYKRTSTTTSGGSSSVSRSVRSRRQQQGSSMYESQSVTQTPQKDQGTSDLSFISTASDASLISNLLDQSTLRQSSTTHTYSAQRRRTAQSSLLGNGDASKTEAHTNLANGFICKDCSFHADGKEEETAYTSPYSKSSAYRTAADATMTTSLNSVDQTAHDSYCGSVNVRDLATADSHLNLNGSLCDDCKGKQHMETHMEHKRYSYTRHVFTALWALVSYTGYGLLRVCRSFGSAGAFVTRKLKSVLWLAVCSPGKAATGAFWWLGTGWYQLVALMSLINVFLLTRCLPKLLKLLLFLLPFLLLFGLWYLGPPIALSFLPAVNLTEWKTAVSSVASLPALLSLPSLPSLPALPSFIKEPLVKEEHIPPPAISQAASESINSERLARLEQRVATLWESVQQGELKAKQQHEEAVGFVQALQDQINTQTDRESLGLWVSQLLEPKFTALKGEMERETVSRAETEEQRVQHQTSLEARLAELELLLQNLNSRTEEIHLTQQTPVQAPVSAGVSQETHAALLSEVQRLEAELGRIRGDLQGVMGCQGKCDRLDTIHETVSAQVRKELHALLYGRNERETEIPEPLLPWLASQYTRSSDLTATLMTLERSILGNLSLQLQESRQQSSTETITQTVAHTAGAAGMSEEQVQLIVQRALKLYSEDRTGQVDYALESGGGSILSTRCSETYETKTALMSLFGIPLWYFSQSPRAVIQPDMYPGNCWAFKGSQGYLVIRLSLSVIPTSFCLEHIPKSLSPSGNISSAPRRFSVYGLDDEYQEEGKLLGDYTYQEDGESLQIFPVMEKNDKAFQIIEMRVLSNWGHPEYTCLYRFRVHGKPHTQ; translated from the exons TTCAAGTTACTCGTCTGCAGCCCTTGAGTTTGAGAAGGAGCACAAAATCAATCCTGTGTACGACTCACCCAGAATGTCACGGCGTAGTTTGAGACTACAGACCAGCAGTGGTTTCTATGGTGACAACAGCCTCACTGAGCTTGCTGTGAATCACAATGTCAGCTCCTACAAGCGGACCAGCACCACCACCAGCGGCGGCAGCAGCAGCGTCAGCAG GTCTGTGCGGAGCAGGAGGCAGCAGCAGGGGTCGTCCATGTACGAGTCTCAGAGTGTGACTCAGACTCCACAGAAAGATCAGGGCACATCAGACCTGAGCTTCATCAGTACAGCCAGTGATGCGTCTCTGATCTCCAACCTGCTGGATCAGTCCACGCTCAGACAGAGCTctaccacacacacatactctg CACAGAGAAGAAGAACTGCTCAGAGCTCTCTGTTGGGGAATGGAGATGCCAGTAAAACGGAGGCGCACACTAATCTGGCAAACGGCTTTATCTGTAAGGACTGCTCGTTCCATGCAGATGGGAAGGAGGAAGAAACGGCATATACTTCACCGTACTCCAAGTCTTCAGCATATCGGACAGCTGCAGATGCCACTATGACCACTTCTCTGAACAGTGTTGACCAGACAG CTCATGACAGCTACTGTGGCAGTGTGAACGTGCGGGATCTGGCGACCGCAGACAGCCATCTCAATCTCAACGGGTCCCTCT GCGATGACTGCAAAGGGAAGCAGCACATGGAAACACACATGGAGCATAAGCGCTATTCCTACACCCGCCACGTATTCACAGCCTTGTGGGCCCTTGTTTCTTACACAG GTTACGGTCTTCTGAGGGTTTGCCGAAGCTTCGGCTCTGCCGGTGCGTTCGTGACTCGGAAGCTGAAGTCCGTTCTGTGGTTGGCAGTGTGTTCTCCAG GGAAAGCAGCGACTGGCGCCTTCTGGTGGCTGGGAACAGGATGGTATCAGCTGGTGGCGCTCATGTCGCTGATCAACGTCTTTCTTCTCACCAG gtGTCTGCCCAAACTACTGAAGCTTCTTCTGTTTCTGCTACCCTTCCTGCTGCTGTTCG GGTTATGGTATCTCGGTCCACCCATCGCTCTGTCCTTCCTGCCAGCTGTAAACCTCACAGAGTGGAAAACAGCGGTCTCCTCTGTCGCATCACTTCCTGCCCTCCTTTCTCTGCCATCTCTTCCCTCTTTACCTGCACTACCTTCTTTTATAAAAGAACCACTAGTTAAAGAAGAACACATCCCACCTCCAGCGATCTCACAG GCTGCTTCAGAGTCCATTAACAGCGAGCGTTTGGCTCGGCTCGAGCAGCGTGTGGCAACACTTTGGGAAAGCGTCCAGCAGGGGGAGCTGAAAGCCAAGCAGCAGCACGAGGAGGCAGTGGGTTTCGTTCAGGCCCTTCAGGACCAGATAAACACgcaaacagacagagagagtctCGGCCTGTGGGTCTCACAGCTCCTCGAGCCCAAGTTCACCGCGCTCAagggagagatggagagagagacggTCAGCAGGGCGGAG ACTGAGGAACAGCGTGTGCAGCATCAGACGAGTCTTGAAGCTCGACTAGCCGAGCTGGAGCTCCTGCTGCAGAACCTGAACTCTAGAACTGAG GAAATCCATCTAACACAGCAGACTCCAGTACAGGCCCCTGTCAG TGCTGGCGTATCTCAGGAGACGCATGCTGCTTTGCTCTCTGAGGTTCAGAGGTTGGAAGCAGAGCTGGGCCGCATCAGAGGAGACCTGCAGGGGGTGATGGGATGTCAAGGGAAATGCGACCGGCTTGACACCATACATGAAACG GTGTCGGCACAGGTGAGAAAAGAGTTGCATGCTCTGTTGTATGGCCGTAACGAGCGTGAAACGGAGATTCCCGAGCCCTTGCTGCCATGGCTGGCATCTCAGTACACACGCTCCTCTGACCTCACCGCGACCCTCATGACCCTAGAGCGCAGCATTCTGGGAAACCTGTCCCTTCAGCTGCAGGAGAGCAGACAGCAGTCCTCCACTGAAACAATTACTCAGACTGTCGCCCACACCGCCGGGGCTGCTGGGATGTCAGAGGAG CAAGTCCAACTGATTGTCCAGCGTGCGTTGAAGCTGTACTCTGAGGATCGCACAGGACAGGTGGACTACGCTCTAGAGTCTGGAG GTGGCAGTATTCTCAGCACACGCTGCTCTGAGACGTACGAGACAAAGACTGCATTGATGAGCCTGTTTGGAATCCCACTGTGGTACTTCTCGCAGTCTCCACGTGCTGTCATCCAG CCGGACATGTACCCAGGAAACTGTTGGGCGTTTAAAGGCTCCCAGGGTTATCTGGTGATCAGGCTGTCTTTAAGTGTGATCCCTACCTCCTTCTGCCTGGAGCATATTCCCAAAAGCCTCTCTCCCTCCGGAAACATCAGCAGCGCACCACGCCGATTCTCTGTCTAT GGATTGGATGATGAATACCAGGAAGAAGGGAAACTGCTGGGTGACTACACCTATCAGGAAGATGGAGAATCACTCCAGATCTTCCCAGTTAtg GAGAAGAATGACAAGGCCTTTCAGATCATTGAGATGCGAGTGCTGTCGAACTGGGGTCATCCTGAATACACCTGCCTGTATCGCTTCAGAGTTCATGGCAAACCTCACACTCAATAA
- the sun1b gene encoding SUN domain-containing protein 1 isoform X4 produces MQLEESSSYSSAALEFEKEHKINPVYDSPRMSRRSLRLQTSSGFYGDNSLTELAVNHNVSSYKRTSTTTSGGSSSVSRSVRSRRQQQGSSMYESQSVTQTPQKDQGTSDLSFISTASDASLISNLLDQSTLRQSSTTHTYSAQRRRTAQSSLLGNGDASKTEAHTNLANGFICKDCSFHADGKEEETAYTSPYSKSSAYRTAADATMTTSLNSVDQTAHDSYCGSVNVRDLATADSHLNLNGSLCDDCKGKQHMETHMEHKRYSYTRHVFTALWALVSYTGYGLLRVCRSFGSAGAFVTRKLKSVLWLAVCSPGKAATGAFWWLGTGWYQLVALMSLINVFLLTRCLPKLLKLLLFLLPFLLLFGLWYLGPPIALSFLPAVNLTEWKTAVSSVASLPALLSLPSLPSLPALPSFIKEPLVKEEHIPPPAISQAASESINSERLARLEQRVATLWESVQQGELKAKQQHEEAVGFVQALQDQINTQTDRESLGLWVSQLLEPKFTALKGEMERETVSRAETEEQRVQHQTSLEARLAELELLLQNLNSRTEEIHLTQQTPVQAPVSAGVSQETHAALLSEVQRLEAELGRIRGDLQGVMGCQGKCDRLDTIHETVSAQVRKELHALLYGRNERETEIPEPLLPWLASQYTRSSDLTATLMTLERSILGNLSLQLQESRQQSSTETITQTVAHTAGAAGMSEEQVQLIVQRALKLYSEDRTGQVDYALESGGGSILSTRCSETYETKTALMSLFGIPLWYFSQSPRAVIQPDMYPGNCWAFKGSQGYLVIRLSLSVIPTSFCLEHIPKSLSPSGNISSAPRRFSVYGLDDEYQEEGKLLGDYTYQEDGESLQIFPVMEKNDKAFQIIEMRVLSNWGHPEYTCLYRFRVHGKPHTQ; encoded by the exons TTCAAGTTACTCGTCTGCAGCCCTTGAGTTTGAGAAGGAGCACAAAATCAATCCTGTGTACGACTCACCCAGAATGTCACGGCGTAGTTTGAGACTACAGACCAGCAGTGGTTTCTATGGTGACAACAGCCTCACTGAGCTTGCTGTGAATCACAATGTCAGCTCCTACAAGCGGACCAGCACCACCACCAGCGGCGGCAGCAGCAGCGTCAGCAG GTCTGTGCGGAGCAGGAGGCAGCAGCAGGGGTCGTCCATGTACGAGTCTCAGAGTGTGACTCAGACTCCACAGAAAGATCAGGGCACATCAGACCTGAGCTTCATCAGTACAGCCAGTGATGCGTCTCTGATCTCCAACCTGCTGGATCAGTCCACGCTCAGACAGAGCTctaccacacacacatactctg CACAGAGAAGAAGAACTGCTCAGAGCTCTCTGTTGGGGAATGGAGATGCCAGTAAAACGGAGGCGCACACTAATCTGGCAAACGGCTTTATCTGTAAGGACTGCTCGTTCCATGCAGATGGGAAGGAGGAAGAAACGGCATATACTTCACCGTACTCCAAGTCTTCAGCATATCGGACAGCTGCAGATGCCACTATGACCACTTCTCTGAACAGTGTTGACCAGACAG CTCATGACAGCTACTGTGGCAGTGTGAACGTGCGGGATCTGGCGACCGCAGACAGCCATCTCAATCTCAACGGGTCCCTCT GCGATGACTGCAAAGGGAAGCAGCACATGGAAACACACATGGAGCATAAGCGCTATTCCTACACCCGCCACGTATTCACAGCCTTGTGGGCCCTTGTTTCTTACACAG GTTACGGTCTTCTGAGGGTTTGCCGAAGCTTCGGCTCTGCCGGTGCGTTCGTGACTCGGAAGCTGAAGTCCGTTCTGTGGTTGGCAGTGTGTTCTCCAG GGAAAGCAGCGACTGGCGCCTTCTGGTGGCTGGGAACAGGATGGTATCAGCTGGTGGCGCTCATGTCGCTGATCAACGTCTTTCTTCTCACCAG gtGTCTGCCCAAACTACTGAAGCTTCTTCTGTTTCTGCTACCCTTCCTGCTGCTGTTCG GGTTATGGTATCTCGGTCCACCCATCGCTCTGTCCTTCCTGCCAGCTGTAAACCTCACAGAGTGGAAAACAGCGGTCTCCTCTGTCGCATCACTTCCTGCCCTCCTTTCTCTGCCATCTCTTCCCTCTTTACCTGCACTACCTTCTTTTATAAAAGAACCACTAGTTAAAGAAGAACACATCCCACCTCCAGCGATCTCACAG GCTGCTTCAGAGTCCATTAACAGCGAGCGTTTGGCTCGGCTCGAGCAGCGTGTGGCAACACTTTGGGAAAGCGTCCAGCAGGGGGAGCTGAAAGCCAAGCAGCAGCACGAGGAGGCAGTGGGTTTCGTTCAGGCCCTTCAGGACCAGATAAACACgcaaacagacagagagagtctCGGCCTGTGGGTCTCACAGCTCCTCGAGCCCAAGTTCACCGCGCTCAagggagagatggagagagagacggTCAGCAGGGCGGAG ACTGAGGAACAGCGTGTGCAGCATCAGACGAGTCTTGAAGCTCGACTAGCCGAGCTGGAGCTCCTGCTGCAGAACCTGAACTCTAGAACTGAG GAAATCCATCTAACACAGCAGACTCCAGTACAGGCCCCTGTCAG TGCTGGCGTATCTCAGGAGACGCATGCTGCTTTGCTCTCTGAGGTTCAGAGGTTGGAAGCAGAGCTGGGCCGCATCAGAGGAGACCTGCAGGGGGTGATGGGATGTCAAGGGAAATGCGACCGGCTTGACACCATACATGAAACG GTGTCGGCACAGGTGAGAAAAGAGTTGCATGCTCTGTTGTATGGCCGTAACGAGCGTGAAACGGAGATTCCCGAGCCCTTGCTGCCATGGCTGGCATCTCAGTACACACGCTCCTCTGACCTCACCGCGACCCTCATGACCCTAGAGCGCAGCATTCTGGGAAACCTGTCCCTTCAGCTGCAGGAGAGCAGACAGCAGTCCTCCACTGAAACAATTACTCAGACTGTCGCCCACACCGCCGGGGCTGCTGGGATGTCAGAGGAG CAAGTCCAACTGATTGTCCAGCGTGCGTTGAAGCTGTACTCTGAGGATCGCACAGGACAGGTGGACTACGCTCTAGAGTCTGGAG GTGGCAGTATTCTCAGCACACGCTGCTCTGAGACGTACGAGACAAAGACTGCATTGATGAGCCTGTTTGGAATCCCACTGTGGTACTTCTCGCAGTCTCCACGTGCTGTCATCCAG CCGGACATGTACCCAGGAAACTGTTGGGCGTTTAAAGGCTCCCAGGGTTATCTGGTGATCAGGCTGTCTTTAAGTGTGATCCCTACCTCCTTCTGCCTGGAGCATATTCCCAAAAGCCTCTCTCCCTCCGGAAACATCAGCAGCGCACCACGCCGATTCTCTGTCTAT GGATTGGATGATGAATACCAGGAAGAAGGGAAACTGCTGGGTGACTACACCTATCAGGAAGATGGAGAATCACTCCAGATCTTCCCAGTTAtg GAGAAGAATGACAAGGCCTTTCAGATCATTGAGATGCGAGTGCTGTCGAACTGGGGTCATCCTGAATACACCTGCCTGTATCGCTTCAGAGTTCATGGCAAACCTCACACTCAATAA